A genome region from Candidatus Neomarinimicrobiota bacterium includes the following:
- a CDS encoding MBL fold metallo-hydrolase, translating to MTRQEFLLVGLGLFLSSYHPIPPAQVQEEIEMTILATDTLTITILYDNNPYDPRLSSAWGFAALVEYHKQKLLMDTGGDGQVLLSNMSHLGVDLLSIEYVLLSHAHGDHTGGLNALLAAGARPTVYLLSSFPSVFKRQVASLTKVVEVGPGQPLGEGLFTTGAMDGGIHEQALVVQSKRGLVVITGCAHPGVASMMARAKALFGDPVYFVMGGFHLGGKSKSEIAAILAEFRQLGVKQVVPCHCTGDLASAMFATEYGDDFIRAGVGRAITFEL from the coding sequence TTGACGAGGCAAGAATTCCTATTAGTCGGGTTGGGGCTTTTCCTCAGCTCCTACCACCCCATTCCGCCAGCCCAGGTGCAAGAGGAGATTGAAATGACAATCCTGGCCACCGATACTCTTACTATCACTATCCTGTACGATAATAATCCCTATGACCCACGCCTCAGCTCAGCCTGGGGTTTCGCCGCCCTGGTGGAATACCATAAACAGAAGCTCCTCATGGACACCGGTGGCGATGGTCAGGTGCTGTTAAGCAATATGAGTCATCTGGGCGTGGATCTCCTCAGCATCGAGTACGTATTGCTCTCACACGCCCACGGCGACCATACCGGCGGTCTGAATGCCCTGCTGGCAGCCGGGGCCCGTCCGACGGTCTACTTGCTGTCCTCCTTTCCAAGTGTTTTCAAACGCCAGGTAGCCAGTTTGACAAAGGTAGTCGAGGTGGGTCCTGGCCAGCCCCTGGGCGAAGGGCTGTTTACCACCGGTGCTATGGATGGAGGAATCCACGAACAGGCCCTGGTAGTACAGAGCAAACGCGGTTTGGTGGTCATTACCGGTTGTGCTCACCCGGGTGTAGCGTCCATGATGGCTCGAGCCAAAGCATTATTCGGTGATCCGGTTTACTTTGTGATGGGCGGCTTTCACCTGGGGGGCAAGAGCAAGTCTGAGATTGCCGCTATCCTGGCCGAATTTCGTCAGTTGGGTGTGAAGCAGGTGGTGCCGTGTCACTGCACGGGGGACTTGGCCAGCGCCATGTTTGCCACCGAGTATGGAGACGACTTTATTCGGGCCGGCGTGGGGCGGGCGATCACTTTTGAACTCTAA
- a CDS encoding P-loop NTPase has translation MEVQTASDKVKLLKDKRVGIFGKGGSGKSTAAILLARELSYNGYSVCILDADSTNVGLPQALGLAKSPLALIDYFGGMVFSGGSVTCPVDDPTPLAGAKISLKHIPAEYYGHAEGIYLFTAGKIGDQGPGAGCDGPISKIARDFSFQIEGEEVVTLVDFKAGFEDTSRGAITSLDWAIVIVDPTYPAIELAASMKQMVDRIKAGEPPATEHLKDPETVALANRIFREARIRGVLFILNRIKSREAESYLRARLAEKGLEPSGIIHEDPAIASSWLRGLPLDVTNRKQEAARIIVELEAAAGAGTP, from the coding sequence ATGGAAGTGCAAACCGCGAGCGACAAGGTGAAGCTGCTCAAGGACAAAAGAGTAGGGATTTTCGGGAAAGGCGGCTCCGGGAAGAGCACAGCTGCGATCCTGTTAGCTCGTGAACTTAGCTACAACGGCTACAGCGTATGTATTCTGGACGCCGATTCAACCAATGTTGGCCTACCACAAGCACTTGGATTGGCCAAGTCACCATTGGCGCTGATCGACTACTTTGGCGGAATGGTATTCAGCGGCGGTTCGGTGACCTGCCCGGTGGATGACCCGACGCCTCTGGCCGGGGCAAAAATATCGCTAAAGCATATACCGGCGGAATATTATGGTCATGCTGAAGGGATCTATCTATTTACAGCGGGCAAGATCGGAGATCAAGGGCCGGGAGCAGGCTGTGACGGTCCCATTTCTAAAATCGCCCGAGACTTCAGTTTTCAAATTGAGGGGGAAGAAGTGGTGACACTGGTGGACTTTAAAGCGGGATTTGAAGACACGTCGCGGGGAGCCATAACCAGCCTGGATTGGGCTATTGTTATCGTTGATCCCACTTACCCGGCTATTGAGTTAGCAGCTTCAATGAAACAGATGGTTGATCGAATAAAGGCGGGGGAACCGCCAGCCACGGAGCATTTGAAGGATCCGGAAACCGTCGCGCTAGCCAACAGGATCTTTAGGGAGGCAAGAATCAGGGGTGTTTTATTTATTTTAAACAGAATCAAGAGTAGAGAAGCAGAGAGTTATTTGCGAGCAAGACTGGCAGAGAAAGGCTTAGAGCCCAGCGGGATCATTCACGAAGATCCCGCAATCGCCTCATCCTGGTTGAGAGGTCTACCCCTGGATGTGACGAACAGAAAGCAAGAGGCCGCACGCATCATTGTGGAATTGGAGGCAGCGGCAGGGGCCGGTACCCCTTGA
- a CDS encoding NifB/NifX family molybdenum-iron cluster-binding protein: MKIAVASDDGQTISAHFGRTRGFVVYEVENKEVKEQEFRPNTFTGHARGLEHAGQHIERHGPVLAALADCAVVISHGMGRRMYDDLRGVGIESFITDEIEARAAVEAYLSGELVDRPERGCRH, encoded by the coding sequence ATGAAAATAGCCGTAGCATCGGATGACGGGCAGACCATTTCGGCCCATTTCGGCCGGACGCGGGGATTTGTCGTTTATGAAGTCGAAAATAAGGAGGTAAAGGAGCAGGAGTTCCGTCCAAATACGTTTACGGGTCACGCCCGCGGACTGGAACACGCCGGTCAGCATATTGAGCGTCACGGACCGGTCTTGGCCGCCCTGGCGGACTGTGCTGTGGTGATCTCTCACGGCATGGGCAGGCGGATGTATGATGATCTACGGGGGGTGGGAATTGAGAGTTTCATTACGGATGAGATCGAGGCGCGTGCCGCAGTCGAAGCCTATTTAAGCGGTGAGTTGGTGGATCGGCCGGAGCGCGGCTGCAGGCATTAA